The DNA window CAACCGGTCTTAGCAATGGCCTGAGCACCTTTCGGTACGTCTTTGTGCCGCTGGCGCTGAGCGGCGCCCGGCTGGAGGGTGGCGACACCGCTGCCTTTCCGCTGGTTGACCGCACCCTGATTGCACCTGCATACAGCCCGGCCCTGGCCGATCGCGCCATCTGCCATCGCAATGCGCAGGTGGATGGCAAGGAAGTGGTCTTTCTGAGCAGCCGTCTGCACAGCGACCGCTTTGCGCTGGCATTCGAGTTCTTCATCAACATCGCGCATAACTTCACGGACACCATTGGCGTTCCACCCAGCTTCGGCGAGCTGCTTTGGCAGCAGGTGATCGCGAATGTGCGCGGGGAGACGTCCATTGATGCATGGGAGGACCGGGCGGGTGCGCTGGGTGTCTCCGTGGCGGAGCTGGATGCGCGTGCACGCGGTTCCGCCCCACGCGGCACCGTGGATGAGAAGGCCCGCACCAGCTACTATGCCGCGGCCTTTGCCGACACGCTGGCGATCTACCTGCTGAGCGTGTTCATGGACTTCGACTACAGCGACCTGCGTGAGCGCGAGTATCCGCTGCTGGCTGCACCGGCGCTGGCGGAACGGCTGCGCGCCATCAGCAAGCTGTTCCCGCCGAACGATGGCTACCTGTTCCAGATCCTGTATCGGCGGCGCGGCTAACGATGATTGCTCATCTGCGCGGACGCCTGCTCTCCAAGTCACCCAACGCTGTCATTGTGGACTGCGGCGGCGTTGGCTATGACGTGGCTATCAGCGTGACCACGTTCACCTCGCTGCCGAACGAAGGTGGCGAGGTTTCGCTGCACATCAACACGCAGGTGCGTGAGGATGCGATTGCACTGTTCGGCTTCACGGACCGCGATGAGAAGAAGCTGTTTGAGCGGCTGATCACCGTCAGCGGCATTGGGCCGAAGCTGGGCATTACCGTGCTCAGCGGGCTTTCTGCGGAGCGTCTTGTGAGCGCTATTCGCGGCGGCGATACTGCGATGCTGGTGAAGATTCCGGGCATTGGCAAGAAGACCGCCGAACGCGTGGTGTTGGAACTGAAGGACAAGCTGGACGATCTGCAATCCGCTGCGCCCGCGCAGACATCCGGATTCCAGGGCGGGCCTGTGGTGGACGATGTGTTGTCCGCGCTGGTGAACCTGGGCTACAAGCGCGATAGCGCCCAGCGCGCCGTGGAGACAGCCATTGCGAAACATGAAAGCGTTGAGCTGACGATCCGCACGGACTTCGATGCACTGTTCCGGTACGCGATGCAGGCTATCCGGTAGGGGTACCCCTCCCCCTGTTTTTCTAAAAATCGATCGTTCCGTGGGCGCGCGGGGTTGAAGTTATGCTCCTGTTTGTTTTGGTGGCCGCGCGGTTTTCTTGGTTGCGGATTCTTACGGCAGGGCTGAAGCCCTGCCCTTCCGAAAGAGGACGCACATTCGTGCGTATGATCGCGCTGATGCGCGATGCCCAGGTTAGCTTCGCGAACCTGGGGCACCCGATTTTGTGGTTGATGGTTTTTTTGGGGTTTCCTGGTGCGTTGTAGAAGGTGTGGAGAAATGCAGGTCCTTCGGCTTCACTTCGTTTCGCTCAGGATGACGGTCTACGACCGTATGAGCTTCGCTGGGGATAGTCTTTGACTGCAGGAGCCTTGTAGCGCTCACAGGGATGGTCTTTCGACCATTGGAGCTTCGTCTTGCGAAGCTGGTTTTGGCTGGAAGCGTGGCGAGGGTTTTGGCAAAGGGCAAAACTGTGAATCCGGGGATTATGTGTGTAATCCAACTAGGAAGCACATATGCGCTATGAACCGGAACACAAAACGCGAACCCGTGATCAGATTGTGCGGAACGCCGCTCGTAAACTTCGCGCTGAGGGGCTGAGCGGCCCTGGCGTGGCCACCATCATGAAGGCGTCGGGGCTGACAGTAGGCGGATTTTATAAGCACTTTCGGAGCAAGGACGACCTTGTCGTCGATGCAATTAACCAGGGATTCTCAGAGTTTGACGATGAGGCCGATTCCTTCCTGCAAGGTGTGCCGCATGAAGACAGGTGGAAAGAGATTGTTCGGCGGTATCTGTCACCGGAGCACTGTGACCACCCGGAAATCGGTTGTCCGGTTGCAGCGTTGGCACCCGAGATTGCCCGGGCCGAACTCACTGTGCGGGAACAGGTTACAGGCCTAATCAAGGCGCGCGGTGGCCGTTTGCTGGAACTGATACCGGGGGCGACGACAGAGGAACGAGAACGAAACTTCTTTGTCATTTTCAGCGCGATGGCGGGTGCCATTTCGGTAGCACGCATTCTCCCCGAGGCGGCTGATCGCCAAAAAGTGTTGCAGGACATGCGAGACCATCTTTTGCGCAGCTACTGATTTTTGCAGCAATAGGATTTTTTGCATCAATAGGATTATAGGAATAATCCTATTCTGTACATGAGGTCGATAAACGAGCTTGTGGGCGCTGAAAAGACCGGGGATTGGCCCGTATCAGATCGCGCGAAAGGACTCCTATGAAACTCACCGGGCGCACCATTCTTATTACCGGAGGCTCTGCCGGTATTGGCCTTGCTTTCGCTCTCAAGTTCCTCGAGTTTGGCAACCAGGTCA is part of the Terriglobus sp. RCC_193 genome and encodes:
- the ruvA gene encoding Holliday junction branch migration protein RuvA, with the protein product MIAHLRGRLLSKSPNAVIVDCGGVGYDVAISVTTFTSLPNEGGEVSLHINTQVREDAIALFGFTDRDEKKLFERLITVSGIGPKLGITVLSGLSAERLVSAIRGGDTAMLVKIPGIGKKTAERVVLELKDKLDDLQSAAPAQTSGFQGGPVVDDVLSALVNLGYKRDSAQRAVETAIAKHESVELTIRTDFDALFRYAMQAIR
- a CDS encoding TetR/AcrR family transcriptional regulator, whose translation is MRYEPEHKTRTRDQIVRNAARKLRAEGLSGPGVATIMKASGLTVGGFYKHFRSKDDLVVDAINQGFSEFDDEADSFLQGVPHEDRWKEIVRRYLSPEHCDHPEIGCPVAALAPEIARAELTVREQVTGLIKARGGRLLELIPGATTEERERNFFVIFSAMAGAISVARILPEAADRQKVLQDMRDHLLRSY